CGAGGTGCGCCCGCGCCTGGTTGAGGAGCAGCTCGGGCTCCGGCCCGGCGACGCGCAGCGCCTGATCGCAGTAGAGGATGCCCAGGTTCGAGTTCCGCTCCACCAGCACCAGCGTGAGGCCGTACCAGGACATGAAGCGCGCCTCGAACGGCGCGCGCCGGTGCGAGCGCTCGAACAGCGCGTGCGCCGCCGCCGCGTCGCCCTCGCGGTAGCGGGCGAGGCCCTCCTCGAAGGTCGCCGTCGCCTCGGGCGGCGCCACGCGCTCCCGCCCCGTCCGCGCTCCGTCGGTCATCGATTCCGCTCGTGGATGAGGCGCAGGCCGCTCAGCGTCAGGTGCTCGTCGACCTCCGCGATGGTGCGGGAGACGCCCGCGATGAGCGGCGCCAGCCCGCCGGTGGCGACCACCCGCGGCGAGAAGCCCAGCTCGTCGGCCATGCGGGCGCAGATCCCGTCGACCAGCCCGACGTAGCCGTAGACGAGCCCGCTCTGCATGGAGGCGACGGTGTTCTTGCCGATGACGTGCGCCGGCCGGATGAACTCGACCTCCGGCAGCTTCGAGGCGTGCTCGAAGAGGGCGTCCATGGAGATGCCGATCCCCGGGCAGATGGCCCCGCCCAGGTACTCGCCCCGCTGCGAGACCGCGTCGAAGGTGGTGGCGGTCCCGAAGTCCACCACCACCATCCCGCACGCCCAGCGATCCCAGGCCGCCACCGCGTTCACGATCCGGTCGGCCCCGACCTCGCGCGGGTCCTCGTACAGGATCGGCATGCCGGTCTTGACGCCCGGGCCCACGAAGAGCGGCTTCACGCCGAAGTACCGCTCGCTCATGCGGGTGAGGGTCGAGGCGAGCGGCGGGACGACGCTCGAGACGGCCAGCGCGTCGACCGCGTCCGGATCGAGGCCGTCGGCGGCGAAGAGCTGGCGCACCTGGATGCCGTACTCGTCGGCGGTGCGGCGGTGGCTCGTCTCGACGCGCCAGTGCCGGCGCAGGGCCTTCCCCTCGAAGGCCCCCAGCACCGTGTTGGTGTTCCCGACGTCGACCGCGAGCAGCACGGCGAGAGCGTAGCCGTGGGCATCCCCAGGGTCAACGAAGCCCGCCCGGCGGGCGAGGGCGCTAGGCGGGCCGGAGCAGCTCGACGTCGCCCGCCACCACCCGCTCCAGGCCCGTC
This region of Anaeromyxobacter diazotrophicus genomic DNA includes:
- a CDS encoding tetratricopeptide repeat protein, whose amino-acid sequence is MTDGARTGRERVAPPEATATFEEGLARYREGDAAAAHALFERSHRRAPFEARFMSWYGLTLVLVERNSNLGILYCDQALRVAGPEPELLLNQARAHLALGQRDRAVRSIARGLAAAPLDPSLQSAQACMGWRRRPVLPFLGRGNVVNRWLGRLRHRWARKLHPVPEVPPMMLGLLPPGAPAALPAPAEPPGEG
- a CDS encoding type III pantothenate kinase, whose protein sequence is MLLAVDVGNTNTVLGAFEGKALRRHWRVETSHRRTADEYGIQVRQLFAADGLDPDAVDALAVSSVVPPLASTLTRMSERYFGVKPLFVGPGVKTGMPILYEDPREVGADRIVNAVAAWDRWACGMVVVDFGTATTFDAVSQRGEYLGGAICPGIGISMDALFEHASKLPEVEFIRPAHVIGKNTVASMQSGLVYGYVGLVDGICARMADELGFSPRVVATGGLAPLIAGVSRTIAEVDEHLTLSGLRLIHERNR